One window of the Pseudomonas lurida genome contains the following:
- a CDS encoding GNAT family N-acetyltransferase, with protein MAEYFQLLRRDLTTALPAPQWPAGTQLDHYRADLAPAIHAVLRLTQDQGGGRVPNLETWQHQFTTDAEFDPTLCLVASNDEGILAVAQCWTSAFIKNLSVHPCAQGQGLGRALLLHSFQTFKQRGEPYVDLKVRESNLRARQLYESAGMRFVLRDAVPED; from the coding sequence GTGGCAGAGTATTTCCAACTGTTGCGCCGTGACCTCACCACCGCCCTACCGGCGCCGCAGTGGCCGGCGGGCACGCAGTTGGATCATTACCGCGCCGACCTCGCCCCGGCGATTCATGCGGTGTTGCGCCTGACCCAGGACCAGGGCGGCGGCCGCGTTCCCAACCTGGAAACCTGGCAGCACCAGTTCACCACCGATGCCGAGTTCGACCCCACGCTCTGCCTGGTGGCGAGCAACGACGAAGGCATCCTCGCCGTGGCGCAGTGCTGGACCAGCGCGTTTATCAAGAACCTCTCGGTTCACCCGTGTGCCCAGGGCCAAGGCTTGGGCCGCGCGTTGTTGCTGCACAGCTTCCAGACGTTCAAGCAGCGCGGAGAACCCTATGTGGACCTCAAGGTGCGCGAGAGCAACCTGCGTGCCCGCCAGCTGTATGAAAGCGCGGGAATGAGATTTGTCCTGCGCGATGCAGTGCCTGAGGACTGA
- a CDS encoding chemotaxis protein CheV: MSTTKARADSLSLLLFTLRSGKLMAINLLKVSEIIPCPPLTKLPESHPHVKGIATLRGNSLAVIDLSRALGEMPLQDPDGGCLIVTDVSRSKQGLHVQAVSKIVHCLTTDIRPPPYGSGGNRAFITGVTQVEGGLVQVLDIEKVIHGIAPAPIEVAPTDLTMEEAEVLGHARILVVDDSQVALQQSVHTLRNLGLTCHTARSAKEAIDVLLELQGTAEQINVVVSDIEMSEMDGYALTRTLRETPDFQHLYVLLHTSLDSAMNSEKARLAGANAVLTKFSSPELTKCLVVAAQTVAQQGQ; encoded by the coding sequence ATGTCCACCACCAAAGCCCGCGCAGACTCCCTCTCGCTTCTGCTCTTTACCTTGCGCAGCGGCAAGCTGATGGCGATCAACCTGCTGAAAGTCAGCGAAATCATCCCTTGCCCGCCGTTGACCAAGCTGCCGGAGTCCCACCCGCACGTCAAAGGCATCGCCACCCTGCGCGGTAACTCGCTGGCCGTGATCGACCTGAGCCGCGCACTCGGCGAAATGCCCCTGCAGGATCCGGACGGAGGCTGCCTGATCGTCACCGACGTAAGCCGTTCCAAGCAGGGGTTGCATGTGCAGGCGGTGAGCAAGATTGTGCATTGCCTAACCACCGACATCCGCCCGCCGCCCTATGGCTCCGGGGGGAACCGCGCGTTCATCACCGGGGTTACCCAGGTGGAAGGCGGCCTGGTGCAAGTGCTGGATATCGAAAAAGTCATCCATGGCATCGCGCCGGCACCGATCGAAGTGGCACCGACTGACCTGACCATGGAAGAGGCCGAGGTGCTCGGCCACGCACGTATCCTGGTAGTGGACGACAGCCAGGTGGCGCTCCAGCAATCCGTGCACACCCTGCGCAACCTCGGCCTCACCTGCCACACCGCCCGCAGCGCCAAGGAGGCCATCGACGTGCTGCTGGAGCTGCAAGGCACCGCCGAGCAGATCAACGTGGTGGTGTCGGACATCGAGATGTCGGAAATGGACGGCTACGCCCTCACCCGCACCCTGCGCGAAACCCCGGACTTCCAGCACCTCTACGTGTTGCTGCACACCTCCCTGGACAGCGCGATGAACAGCGAGAAAGCCCGCCTGGCCGGCGCCAACGCGGTGTTGACCAAGTTTTCCTCGCCCGAGTTGACCAAGTGCCTGGTCGTGGCAGCGCAGACCGTGGCACAACAGGGGCAGTAA
- a CDS encoding 2-hydroxyacid dehydrogenase, whose amino-acid sequence MKKTVLAFSRVTPEMIERLQQDFEVIAPNPKLGDINAQFNEALPHAHGLIGVGRKLGREQLQGANKLEVVSSVSVGYDNYDVPYFNERGIMLTNTPDVLTESTADLAFALLMSSARRVAELDAWTKAGQWKASVGASLFGCDVHGKTLGIVGMGNIGAAVARRGRLGFNMPILYSGNSRKPALEQELGAQFRSLDELLAEADFVCLVVPLSDKTRHLISTRELGLMKPSAILINISRGPVVDEPALIEALQSQRIRGAGLDVYEREPLAESPLFQLSNAVTLPHIGSATHETREAMANRALDNLRSALLGQRPQDLVNPQVWKG is encoded by the coding sequence ATGAAAAAGACTGTCCTCGCTTTCAGCCGTGTCACCCCGGAAATGATCGAACGCCTGCAGCAGGACTTCGAGGTGATCGCGCCCAACCCCAAGCTGGGGGATATCAACGCTCAATTCAATGAAGCCCTGCCCCACGCCCATGGTCTGATCGGCGTGGGTCGCAAGCTGGGCCGCGAGCAGTTGCAAGGGGCGAACAAGCTGGAAGTGGTGTCCAGCGTCTCGGTGGGCTACGACAACTATGACGTACCGTACTTCAACGAGCGCGGGATCATGCTCACCAACACCCCCGACGTGCTCACCGAAAGCACCGCCGACCTGGCCTTCGCCCTGCTGATGAGCAGTGCCCGCCGCGTGGCCGAATTGGACGCCTGGACCAAGGCCGGCCAGTGGAAAGCCAGCGTCGGCGCGTCGTTGTTTGGCTGCGATGTGCATGGCAAGACGCTGGGTATCGTCGGCATGGGCAATATCGGCGCGGCCGTGGCCCGGCGTGGGCGGCTGGGTTTCAACATGCCGATCCTGTACAGCGGCAACAGCCGCAAGCCGGCGCTGGAGCAGGAACTGGGTGCGCAGTTTCGCAGCCTGGACGAGCTGCTCGCCGAGGCGGATTTCGTCTGCCTGGTGGTGCCGTTGAGCGACAAGACCCGTCACTTGATCAGCACCCGCGAGCTGGGGCTGATGAAGCCCAGCGCGATCCTGATCAACATTTCACGCGGCCCGGTGGTGGACGAGCCGGCGCTGATCGAAGCCCTGCAAAGCCAGCGTATCCGCGGTGCCGGGCTGGATGTGTATGAGCGAGAGCCCCTGGCCGAGTCGCCGCTGTTCCAACTGAGCAATGCCGTGACGCTGCCGCATATCGGCTCGGCCACCCATGAAACCCGCGAAGCCATGGCCAACCGTGCCCTCGACAACCTGCGCAGCGCCCTGCTGGGCCAGCGCCCGCAGGACCTGGTGAACCCGCAGGTGTGGAAGGGCTGA
- a CDS encoding LysR family transcriptional regulator, translating to MDTLQNMRAFSCVAEAGSFTAAAVQLDTTTANVSRAVSNLEAHLQTRLLNRTTRRIALTEAGKRYLLRCEQILAYVEEAEAEASDAHARPAGQLKVHTMTGIGQHFVIDAIARYRRTHPDVTFDLTLANRVPDLLDEGYDVSIVLASELPDSGFVSQRLGITYSIACASPEYVKAKGCAHRPDDLLNHACLRLVSPVIQLDKWTFNGPEGQESVAINTSPFLVNSADAMKTAITSGMGIGLLPVYAAIEGLRNGTLVRVMPNYRSQELNLYAIYPSRQYLDAKIKTWVEYLRGSLPEILAAHQAELVAYELSGSLSGARLAN from the coding sequence ATGGACACTTTGCAAAACATGCGCGCCTTCAGTTGCGTGGCCGAAGCCGGCAGCTTCACCGCCGCCGCCGTGCAACTGGATACCACCACAGCCAATGTGTCGCGCGCGGTCTCCAACCTTGAGGCCCATCTGCAAACCCGCTTGCTCAACCGCACTACCCGGCGCATTGCTCTGACCGAGGCCGGTAAACGCTACCTACTGCGCTGCGAACAGATCCTGGCCTACGTCGAGGAAGCCGAGGCCGAAGCCAGCGACGCCCATGCACGCCCTGCCGGGCAGTTGAAAGTGCACACCATGACCGGCATCGGCCAGCACTTCGTCATCGACGCCATTGCGCGCTATCGCCGTACCCACCCGGACGTCACCTTCGACCTGACCCTGGCCAACCGCGTGCCAGACCTGCTCGACGAAGGCTATGACGTGTCCATCGTGCTGGCCAGCGAGCTGCCTGACTCCGGCTTCGTGTCCCAGCGCCTGGGCATCACCTACAGCATCGCCTGTGCCTCACCGGAGTACGTCAAGGCCAAGGGCTGCGCCCATCGCCCCGATGACCTGCTCAACCACGCCTGCCTGCGCCTGGTCAGCCCGGTGATCCAGCTCGACAAGTGGACCTTCAACGGCCCCGAAGGCCAGGAAAGCGTGGCAATCAACACCTCGCCCTTTCTGGTGAACTCGGCCGATGCGATGAAAACCGCGATCACCAGCGGCATGGGCATCGGCCTGCTGCCGGTGTACGCGGCGATCGAGGGCCTGCGCAACGGCACCCTGGTGAGGGTGATGCCCAACTACCGCTCCCAGGAGTTGAACCTGTACGCCATCTACCCGTCGCGCCAATACCTGGATGCGAAGATCAAGACCTGGGTGGAATACCTGCGCGGCTCGCTGCCAGAGATTCTGGCGGCACACCAGGCGGAACTGGTGGCGTATGAATTGAGTGGCAGCCTCAGCGGTGCGCGACTGGCGAACTGA
- a CDS encoding efflux transporter outer membrane subunit, translated as MPRRISRELKTLSVWALSLAISGCIGTGGIAPQGQSLNASNLATDEAIQSAAQDAHWPTAQWWQAYGDPQLNRWVDLATQHSPSMAMAAARVREARAMAGIAESAEALQINSDTTLKRHNWPKDQFYGPGELSGANTWDNAASLGLSYALDLWGRDSNATERAVDLAHMSAAEGRQAQLELQNNVVRAYIQLSLHYANRDIVAATLAQQQQILDLANKRLDAGIGTHFDVSQAETPLPETHRQLDALNEEIALTRNQLAALAGKGPGEGATLQRPTLSLAAPLKLPSRLPAQLLGQRPDVVASRWQVAAQARGIDVAHAGFYPNVDLVGSLGYMATGGGVLEFLAGKKLNYTVGPAITLPIFDGGRLRAELGEASAGYDIAVAKYNQTLVNALKGISDQLIRRESMAKQSAFAAQSVASAQKTYDIAMIAYQRGLTDYLNVLNAQTLLFHQQQIEQQVQAARLSAHAELVTALGGGLGAGDDVPQDAKTLPRKTPAALAVFDH; from the coding sequence GTGCCGCGTCGCATCAGCAGAGAGCTGAAGACTCTCAGTGTTTGGGCCTTATCGTTAGCAATCAGCGGCTGCATCGGAACCGGAGGAATCGCCCCCCAAGGCCAGTCCCTCAACGCCAGTAACCTGGCCACCGACGAAGCGATCCAGAGCGCCGCCCAGGATGCTCACTGGCCCACCGCGCAATGGTGGCAGGCCTACGGCGATCCCCAACTCAACCGTTGGGTCGACCTCGCCACCCAACACAGCCCGAGCATGGCCATGGCCGCCGCGCGGGTGCGTGAAGCACGGGCCATGGCCGGGATCGCCGAGTCGGCGGAGGCGTTGCAGATCAACAGCGACACCACCCTCAAGCGCCACAATTGGCCCAAGGATCAGTTTTATGGCCCCGGCGAGCTGAGCGGCGCCAACACCTGGGACAACGCTGCGTCCCTGGGCCTGAGCTATGCCCTCGACCTGTGGGGCCGCGACAGCAACGCCACCGAGCGTGCCGTAGACCTTGCCCACATGAGCGCCGCCGAAGGGCGCCAGGCCCAGCTCGAATTGCAGAACAACGTGGTACGCGCCTATATCCAGCTGTCGTTGCATTACGCCAACCGCGACATCGTCGCGGCCACATTGGCCCAGCAACAGCAGATTCTCGACCTGGCCAATAAGCGCCTGGACGCCGGGATCGGCACCCACTTCGATGTCAGCCAGGCCGAAACCCCCTTGCCCGAAACCCATCGCCAACTGGACGCCCTGAATGAAGAAATCGCCCTGACCCGTAACCAGTTGGCGGCATTGGCGGGCAAAGGGCCGGGGGAGGGGGCGACGTTGCAGCGTCCGACGTTATCCCTCGCCGCACCCTTGAAACTGCCGTCGAGGCTGCCGGCGCAATTGCTCGGGCAACGCCCTGACGTGGTCGCCAGTCGCTGGCAAGTCGCGGCCCAGGCCCGGGGCATCGATGTGGCCCACGCCGGGTTCTATCCCAATGTCGATTTGGTCGGCAGCCTCGGCTACATGGCCACCGGTGGCGGCGTGCTGGAGTTCCTGGCGGGCAAGAAACTCAACTACACCGTGGGGCCTGCGATCACCTTGCCGATCTTCGACGGCGGTCGCTTGCGTGCAGAACTGGGCGAAGCCAGCGCCGGTTATGACATCGCTGTCGCCAAGTACAACCAGACCCTGGTCAATGCCCTCAAGGGCATCAGCGACCAATTGATCCGTCGCGAATCCATGGCTAAGCAATCCGCCTTTGCCGCGCAATCGGTGGCGTCGGCGCAGAAAACCTACGATATCGCGATGATCGCCTACCAGCGTGGCCTCACCGACTACCTCAATGTGCTGAATGCGCAGACGTTGCTGTTCCATCAGCAGCAGATCGAGCAACAGGTCCAGGCCGCGCGCCTGAGTGCCCATGCTGAATTGGTGACGGCCCTGGGCGGCGGCCTCGGCGCCGGCGACGATGTGCCGCAAGACGCCAAGACCCTTCCGCGCAAGACCCCGGCGGCGCTGGCCGTGTTCGATCACTGA
- a CDS encoding FUSC family protein: protein MTPLPAPLRWLHSLEWRRGFFDWARSDGVTWVYIFKVLVAAFLTLWLAMRLELPQPRTAMITVFIVMQPQSGQVFAKSFYRFLGTLAGSAVMVLLIALFAQNTELFLGALAIWVGICTAGATRNRNFRAYGFVLAGYTAAMVGLPALAHPDGAFMAAVWRVLEISLGILCSTLVSAAILPQTSSAAMRNALYQRFGVFALFVTDGLRGRSQREGFEASNVRFIAEAVGLEGLRSVTVFEDPHMRRRNGRLSRLNSEFMSITTRFNALHQLLERLRTDDADHVVAAIKPGLQDLAEVLDGFSGRALTSPDAARLVNQLSAYKDGLPAKVRSLRASFQEQNPSEAEQLDFHTAYELLYRFVDDLHNYAQTHASLADHSHAREQWDETFIPKTNWLACAASGIRASFILIVLGSYWVATAWPSGATMTLIAAATVGLSAATPNPKRMAFQMACGTLIGALVGFVEMFFVFPWIDGFPLLCVMLAPVIIFGAFLASRPQYAGVGVGLLIFFSTGSVPDNLTVYNPYTFINDYIAMVIGMLVCAAAGAIILPPNSRWLWRRLEQDLREQVVYAISGKLKGLASSFESRTRDLLHQAYGLAVGQPQVQRDLLRWMFVVLEVGHAIIELRKEQAILPVHPAYAESQPWRQAIRVMGRSLVRLFLQPSASNLERGLIAVDHAISRVQATDEPFAPHFDTSALRRVKSYLHFIRTSLLDPQSPLAALKGATQGALHAS, encoded by the coding sequence ATGACTCCCTTGCCTGCACCGCTGCGCTGGCTGCATTCCCTTGAGTGGCGCCGTGGTTTTTTCGACTGGGCACGCAGCGATGGCGTGACCTGGGTGTACATCTTCAAGGTCCTGGTCGCCGCGTTCCTGACATTGTGGTTAGCCATGCGCCTGGAGCTGCCGCAACCGCGCACCGCGATGATCACCGTCTTTATCGTGATGCAGCCACAGAGTGGCCAAGTGTTTGCCAAGAGCTTCTATCGTTTCCTCGGCACCCTGGCGGGGTCGGCGGTGATGGTGCTGTTGATCGCCTTGTTCGCGCAGAACACCGAGCTGTTCCTGGGGGCTTTGGCGATCTGGGTGGGCATTTGCACCGCTGGCGCGACGCGCAACCGTAACTTCCGTGCCTATGGCTTTGTACTGGCCGGCTACACCGCGGCGATGGTCGGCCTGCCGGCCCTGGCCCATCCCGACGGTGCCTTTATGGCGGCGGTGTGGCGGGTACTGGAGATTTCCCTGGGGATCCTGTGTTCCACGTTGGTCAGTGCTGCGATCCTGCCGCAGACCAGCAGCGCCGCGATGCGCAACGCCTTGTACCAGCGCTTTGGCGTGTTCGCGCTGTTCGTCACCGATGGCCTGCGCGGGCGCAGCCAGCGTGAGGGGTTCGAGGCCAGCAACGTGCGCTTTATCGCCGAAGCGGTGGGCCTGGAAGGGTTGCGCAGTGTCACCGTGTTTGAAGACCCGCACATGCGTCGACGCAATGGCCGGCTCAGTCGCCTCAACAGCGAGTTCATGAGCATCACCACGCGCTTCAACGCCTTGCACCAATTGCTGGAGCGGTTGCGCACGGATGACGCGGACCATGTGGTCGCGGCAATCAAACCCGGCCTGCAAGACCTTGCCGAAGTGCTTGATGGCTTTTCCGGTCGTGCGCTCACCAGCCCAGATGCGGCGCGCCTGGTCAATCAGCTGAGCGCCTACAAGGACGGCCTGCCCGCCAAGGTTCGTAGCCTGCGTGCGAGCTTCCAGGAGCAAAACCCCAGCGAAGCCGAACAGCTGGATTTCCACACCGCTTACGAACTGCTTTACCGCTTCGTCGATGACCTGCACAACTACGCGCAAACCCACGCTTCCCTGGCAGACCACAGCCATGCCCGCGAGCAATGGGACGAAACCTTTATCCCGAAAACCAACTGGCTGGCCTGCGCCGCCTCGGGGATTCGCGCGTCGTTCATCCTGATCGTGCTCGGCAGCTATTGGGTGGCGACCGCCTGGCCCAGCGGCGCCACCATGACCCTGATCGCCGCCGCCACCGTGGGCCTGTCGGCCGCCACACCCAACCCCAAGCGCATGGCCTTCCAGATGGCTTGCGGCACGTTGATCGGCGCGCTGGTGGGCTTCGTCGAAATGTTCTTCGTGTTTCCCTGGATCGACGGCTTCCCGCTGCTGTGCGTGATGCTCGCCCCGGTGATCATCTTCGGCGCGTTTCTCGCCTCGCGCCCGCAGTACGCGGGTGTCGGGGTCGGCCTGCTGATCTTTTTCAGCACCGGCTCGGTGCCGGATAACCTCACGGTCTACAACCCCTATACCTTTATCAACGACTACATCGCCATGGTCATCGGCATGCTGGTGTGCGCCGCGGCGGGGGCGATCATCCTGCCGCCCAACAGCCGCTGGCTATGGCGCCGGCTGGAGCAGGACCTGCGTGAGCAAGTGGTGTATGCGATCAGCGGCAAGCTCAAGGGCCTGGCTTCGAGTTTCGAAAGCCGTACCCGCGACCTGCTGCACCAGGCCTACGGCCTTGCCGTCGGCCAGCCGCAGGTGCAACGCGATTTGCTGCGCTGGATGTTCGTGGTGCTGGAAGTCGGCCACGCGATCATCGAGCTGCGCAAGGAGCAGGCGATTTTGCCGGTGCACCCGGCGTACGCCGAATCCCAGCCCTGGCGCCAGGCGATCCGGGTGATGGGCCGCTCGCTGGTGCGGCTGTTCCTGCAACCCAGCGCGAGCAACCTGGAGCGTGGCCTGATTGCCGTCGACCATGCGATCAGCCGTGTGCAGGCCACCGACGAGCCCTTCGCCCCGCACTTCGACACCTCGGCGCTGCGCCGGGTGAAGAGTTACCTGCACTTTATCCGCACCTCGCTTTTGGACCCGCAATCCCCCTTGGCGGCCCTCAAAGGCGCCACGCAAGGAGCCCTGCATGCCTCGTGA
- a CDS encoding DUF1656 domain-containing protein, with product MPREIAFHGVYMPTMTLMFLIAAALAWALDRFLAGFDLYRFFWHPALLRLSLFVCLFGALALTVYR from the coding sequence ATGCCTCGTGAAATCGCGTTCCACGGCGTCTACATGCCGACCATGACCCTGATGTTCTTGATCGCAGCCGCGCTCGCCTGGGCGTTGGATCGCTTCCTGGCCGGGTTCGACCTGTACCGTTTTTTCTGGCACCCGGCGTTGTTGCGCCTGAGCCTGTTCGTTTGCCTGTTCGGCGCCTTGGCGCTGACCGTCTACCGTTGA
- a CDS encoding efflux RND transporter periplasmic adaptor subunit, giving the protein MKKFFSLLATLLVLALAIWIGRTLWVHYMETPWTRDGRVRADIINVAADVTGEVVDVPVRDNQRVKKGDLLMQIDPEHYRIAVKQAQSLVASRKATWEMRKVNAHRRADLDALVISKENRDDASNIADAALADYQHALAQLEAAELNLKRTQVVAAVDGYVTNLNVHRGDYARIGEAKMAVVDMNSFWVYGFFEETKLPHIKVGDKADMQLMSGETLKGHVDSISRGIYDRDNPESRELIADVNPTFNWVRLAQRVPVRIHIDEVPEGVLLAAGITCTVIVNPTQH; this is encoded by the coding sequence ATGAAAAAGTTTTTCAGCCTGCTCGCGACATTGCTGGTACTGGCCCTGGCGATCTGGATTGGCCGCACGCTGTGGGTGCATTACATGGAGACGCCCTGGACCCGTGACGGCCGTGTGCGCGCCGACATCATCAACGTGGCGGCCGATGTGACCGGTGAGGTGGTCGACGTCCCGGTACGTGATAACCAGCGGGTGAAAAAGGGCGACCTGCTCATGCAGATCGACCCCGAGCACTACCGCATCGCGGTCAAGCAGGCGCAATCGCTCGTCGCCTCCCGCAAAGCGACCTGGGAAATGCGCAAGGTCAACGCCCATCGCCGGGCTGACCTGGATGCGCTGGTGATCTCCAAGGAAAACCGCGACGACGCCAGCAATATTGCCGACGCCGCGCTGGCGGATTACCAGCATGCGTTGGCGCAACTGGAAGCGGCCGAACTCAACCTGAAACGCACCCAAGTGGTGGCGGCGGTGGACGGCTACGTCACCAACCTCAACGTGCACCGTGGCGACTACGCACGGATCGGTGAAGCCAAGATGGCCGTGGTGGATATGAACTCGTTCTGGGTTTACGGCTTCTTCGAAGAAACCAAACTGCCCCATATAAAAGTCGGTGATAAAGCCGATATGCAGTTGATGAGCGGCGAGACGTTGAAGGGCCACGTCGACAGTATCTCGCGCGGCATCTACGACCGCGACAACCCCGAGAGCCGCGAGTTGATCGCCGACGTGAACCCGACCTTCAACTGGGTGCGCCTGGCTCAGCGCGTGCCGGTGCGCATTCACATCGATGAGGTGCCGGAAGGCGTGTTGTTGGCGGCGGGTATTACCTGCACCGTCATCGTCAACCCAACGCAACATTAA
- a CDS encoding DUF4440 domain-containing protein, with translation MIDYSDFFEEVIQTHIEIEQWFAGVAPEGTLQNLLARFSPEFSMIAPATGTRVNTAGVNALFTRLGGMRPGLKITLSEMAGIDRHARGATVTYREHQVDDSGTQTDRRATVVFEKQASGALLWRHLHETFIKA, from the coding sequence ATGATTGACTACAGTGATTTTTTTGAAGAAGTGATCCAGACCCACATCGAGATCGAGCAATGGTTTGCCGGCGTTGCGCCTGAGGGCACGCTGCAAAATCTGCTGGCGCGCTTCTCACCCGAGTTCAGCATGATTGCGCCCGCCACGGGTACACGGGTCAACACGGCCGGGGTCAATGCGTTGTTCACGCGCCTGGGCGGCATGCGCCCGGGGTTGAAGATCACCCTGAGCGAGATGGCCGGGATTGACCGGCATGCGCGGGGGGCGACGGTGACCTACCGTGAGCATCAGGTCGATGACAGCGGCACCCAGACCGATCGCCGCGCCACGGTGGTGTTCGAGAAACAGGCCAGTGGCGCGCTGTTGTGGCGCCATCTGCATGAGACCTTTATCAAGGCCTGA
- a CDS encoding MFS transporter, translating into MTYRSKVAWIFLLGFALDLVNMFVATIAYPDIARELHASVTQLAWVSNAYMLGLTLIIPFSVWLAAMMGERGLIAASLLLFAGASLWVDQASSIEALIGWRLLQGLGGGLLIPVGQAMAYRYFPPAERSQLTARVMSVALLVPALSPALGGLIVDSMSWRWIFYANLPLALITLLLALLWIKPVAPTNARPALDVGSIFKQARSPMLRTAMLIYLCIPGVFIGTSLIAILYLRGLGYDAAQTGVLMLPWALASALAIYLSKKLFNRYGPTPLLLAGMALQCVGILLLNAPSLIVPAYLLMGLGGSLCSSTAQTLAFLDIPGERMGHASALWNINRQVSFCVGAAVLSAVLSALDSFAITFTMAAALTLLPFFAVLRLDASRVRTLLHPASEPQR; encoded by the coding sequence ATGACCTACCGCTCGAAAGTCGCCTGGATCTTTTTGCTGGGCTTTGCCCTGGACCTGGTGAACATGTTCGTCGCCACGATCGCCTACCCGGATATCGCCCGTGAGCTGCACGCCTCGGTCACGCAGCTGGCGTGGGTCAGCAACGCCTACATGCTCGGGTTGACCCTGATTATTCCCTTCAGCGTGTGGTTGGCAGCGATGATGGGTGAACGCGGCTTGATTGCCGCCAGCTTGCTGCTGTTCGCCGGCGCCTCGTTATGGGTAGACCAGGCGAGTTCGATTGAGGCGCTGATCGGTTGGCGCCTTCTGCAAGGGTTGGGCGGTGGGTTGTTGATCCCAGTGGGCCAGGCGATGGCCTACCGGTATTTTCCGCCCGCCGAGCGCAGCCAGCTGACGGCGCGGGTGATGTCGGTGGCCTTGCTGGTGCCGGCGTTGTCCCCGGCGCTGGGCGGCTTGATTGTCGACAGCATGTCTTGGCGCTGGATTTTCTATGCCAACTTGCCCTTGGCATTGATCACGTTGCTACTGGCCCTGTTGTGGATAAAACCCGTAGCACCCACCAATGCCCGACCTGCCTTGGATGTGGGCAGTATTTTCAAACAGGCCCGCAGCCCGATGTTGCGCACCGCCATGCTGATCTACCTGTGCATCCCAGGCGTATTCATCGGCACCAGCCTCATCGCCATCCTCTACCTGCGCGGCCTCGGCTATGACGCGGCACAGACCGGCGTGCTGATGCTGCCCTGGGCGCTGGCCTCGGCACTGGCTATTTACCTCAGTAAGAAGCTGTTCAACCGTTACGGGCCAACGCCGCTGCTGCTGGCCGGCATGGCTTTGCAATGCGTCGGCATCCTGTTGCTCAACGCGCCCTCCCTGATCGTGCCGGCTTATCTCTTGATGGGCCTGGGCGGCAGCCTGTGCAGCAGCACCGCGCAGACATTGGCGTTTCTCGATATCCCCGGCGAGCGCATGGGCCACGCCAGCGCCTTGTGGAACATCAACCGCCAAGTGAGTTTCTGCGTGGGCGCCGCCGTGCTCAGTGCAGTGCTGTCAGCCTTGGATTCCTTCGCCATAACCTTCACGATGGCGGCAGCCCTGACCCTGCTGCCTTTTTTTGCGGTGCTGCGCCTGGACGCTTCCAGAGTCCGCACACTGCTTCACCCTGCCAGCGAGCCCCAGCGATGA